One genomic region from Rothia dentocariosa ATCC 17931 encodes:
- a CDS encoding FKBP-type peptidyl-prolyl cis-trans isomerase, translated as MSFGQRKLDREKPEIDFPEGDAPTELVIQDLIEGKGAEVVPGSRVLAHYVGVAFSTGEEFDASWNRGEPLPFQVGVGQVIRGWDEGLLGMKVGGRRRLEIPASMAYGDRGAGSVIKPGESLIFVVDLVDVS; from the coding sequence ATGTCTTTTGGCCAGCGTAAGCTTGATCGAGAAAAGCCGGAAATTGATTTTCCCGAGGGCGACGCCCCGACCGAACTTGTTATCCAAGATCTTATCGAAGGTAAGGGGGCTGAGGTTGTTCCCGGTTCTCGTGTCTTGGCACACTATGTAGGTGTTGCTTTTTCCACTGGTGAGGAATTCGATGCTTCATGGAACCGCGGCGAGCCGCTTCCGTTCCAGGTTGGCGTGGGGCAGGTTATCCGCGGTTGGGATGAAGGGCTGTTAGGCATGAAGGTTGGCGGTCGGCGTCGCCTCGAAATTCCTGCAAGCATGGCCTACGGTGACCGCGGCGCAGGATCGGTCATTAAACCTGGTGAATCCCTGATCTTTGTAGTGGATTTGGTAGACGTTAGCTAG
- a CDS encoding FKBP-type peptidyl-prolyl cis-trans isomerase: MSSSEALDKVQVDLRGGTQVPAVSFSTPFSTDREVARVLDEGTGDSLQDSDTVLVNASIFNGENGSLVGSSYNENEQSIPIQVGRLKTIEPTIYEVMKKMKVGGSFVYSTNVSHEQQQQQSASSVRPTVEAGSPTNLEVYTVARKLPTEKDLPKYAQGTEQAPNPKLPAFSLNETTGKAELKFADDRGEAPHELVAQDLITGTGAEVNENDAVYVRYIGAQWSDGKVFDGNYDKQVANFQLNGVIKGWKQGLKGKKVGSRVELVVPAELAYGEEGQNGGPKGTLVFVVDILATVPMSPAHASAQPSQQAKESSSASPTAIPSSLAPTADPTKQ, from the coding sequence GTGAGTAGCTCAGAAGCACTTGACAAAGTACAGGTAGATCTTAGGGGCGGAACTCAGGTTCCCGCTGTATCTTTTTCTACACCTTTTTCTACAGATCGGGAGGTTGCCAGGGTACTGGATGAAGGTACAGGTGACTCCCTTCAGGATAGCGATACTGTTCTCGTCAATGCTTCAATTTTTAATGGTGAAAATGGTTCGTTGGTAGGCAGTTCTTATAACGAAAATGAGCAATCTATACCCATTCAAGTTGGTCGATTAAAAACGATAGAACCCACTATTTACGAAGTTATGAAGAAGATGAAGGTTGGTGGTTCTTTTGTATATAGTACGAACGTGTCCCACGAGCAGCAGCAACAGCAGTCTGCTTCCTCAGTACGACCAACTGTCGAAGCTGGTTCACCAACCAATCTTGAGGTTTATACCGTAGCTCGGAAGCTTCCCACAGAAAAGGATCTTCCTAAATATGCTCAGGGTACTGAGCAAGCTCCCAATCCGAAGCTTCCTGCCTTCTCTCTGAATGAGACTACGGGTAAGGCAGAGCTGAAGTTCGCAGATGATAGGGGAGAGGCTCCGCATGAGCTTGTTGCTCAAGATTTGATTACTGGTACCGGTGCCGAAGTCAATGAGAACGATGCAGTATATGTGCGTTATATTGGCGCTCAGTGGTCTGATGGTAAGGTCTTTGATGGGAACTACGATAAACAGGTCGCAAATTTCCAGCTTAACGGAGTTATTAAGGGTTGGAAACAGGGCTTAAAGGGTAAGAAAGTAGGTTCTCGAGTTGAGCTTGTTGTTCCTGCTGAACTTGCCTATGGGGAAGAGGGACAGAATGGTGGACCCAAGGGAACCCTAGTATTTGTTGTCGATATTTTAGCGACTGTTCCCATGAGCCCAGCCCACGCTTCAGCGCAGCCTTCTCAGCAGGCTAAGGAGTCTTCTTCAGCTTCCCCCACAGCTATCCCGTCTAGCTTGGCGCCTACGGCTGATCCCACCAAACAGTAA
- the pafA gene encoding Pup--protein ligase codes for MEQRIFGIESEFGLSYVPQGLGRLSVEETAAALFKPVLDEWRSTNVFLPNGGRLYLDVGSHPEYATAECATIDELLAQERAGELLFAQLAQQAQEQLSTHHDRPLNGTIYLFKNNVDSAGNSYGSHENYLISRKLEFPTLVKQLVPFLVTRQILVGAGKTHPNGGPLQGSTDPQATTGIPSYSFSQRADHIWEAASTSTSRTRPLINTRDEPHADASRYRRMHVINGDSNMAEPTVLLKIISTDLVLRMLEDRFPVTSLELASVPQALRTISHDLTGTAAFETTDGQRYTALSVQKHYLDAARQYITQYGAHHHRVDYALDLWQRTLDAIETGDYSSIDTEIDWAIKKKLLDAYIARSNTAGAPTDYASARIQQLDLAYHDIDPHRGVYHALVRRGAITTILPSDAARNAMQEPPATRARLRSQFVEAAKNAGEQSTVDWVHLKLNAYPQHTLVFKDPFQTESSELTKVLEMLRHKNPPQSVPPLV; via the coding sequence ATGGAACAACGCATATTTGGCATAGAAAGCGAATTCGGACTTAGCTACGTACCCCAGGGGCTAGGACGGCTCAGCGTCGAAGAAACAGCTGCAGCGCTCTTCAAGCCCGTCCTTGATGAATGGCGCTCTACTAACGTTTTCCTGCCCAACGGTGGACGGCTCTACCTCGATGTAGGTTCACACCCTGAATATGCCACCGCCGAATGCGCCACCATCGACGAACTCCTCGCCCAAGAACGCGCGGGCGAGCTCCTCTTCGCTCAACTAGCGCAACAAGCCCAAGAGCAATTGAGCACACACCACGATCGTCCTCTCAACGGCACGATCTACCTTTTCAAAAACAATGTAGACTCCGCCGGCAATTCATACGGCAGCCACGAAAACTACCTCATTAGCCGCAAACTCGAATTTCCCACCCTCGTTAAACAACTCGTACCATTCCTCGTCACCCGCCAAATCCTTGTAGGCGCAGGGAAAACCCACCCCAACGGAGGGCCCCTACAAGGTTCAACAGATCCACAAGCCACTACAGGCATACCTTCATACTCGTTCTCACAGCGAGCAGACCATATCTGGGAAGCAGCAAGCACCTCAACCTCCCGCACACGACCCCTCATTAACACCCGCGATGAACCCCACGCCGATGCCTCACGATACCGCCGTATGCATGTCATCAACGGCGACTCCAATATGGCGGAACCCACGGTACTGCTCAAAATAATCAGCACCGACCTTGTGCTACGCATGCTCGAAGACCGATTTCCTGTTACCAGCTTAGAACTCGCATCGGTTCCGCAAGCTCTACGCACCATCAGCCACGACCTCACCGGAACCGCAGCTTTTGAAACCACAGACGGACAACGCTACACAGCTCTAAGCGTTCAAAAGCACTACCTCGACGCCGCCCGCCAATACATCACGCAATACGGGGCCCACCACCATCGCGTCGATTACGCACTAGACCTCTGGCAGCGCACCCTCGACGCCATCGAAACCGGTGACTACAGCAGTATTGACACCGAAATCGACTGGGCTATCAAAAAGAAACTCCTAGACGCATACATCGCCCGTAGCAACACGGCTGGAGCGCCGACAGACTATGCGAGCGCTCGCATCCAACAGCTTGATCTTGCTTACCATGATATTGACCCCCACCGCGGGGTTTACCATGCTCTAGTCCGGCGTGGAGCCATCACAACTATCCTCCCGTCTGATGCCGCACGGAACGCGATGCAAGAACCTCCGGCAACCCGCGCACGCCTACGTTCACAGTTTGTGGAGGCGGCTAAAAATGCGGGGGAGCAGTCTACTGTAGATTGGGTACACCTTAAACTCAATGCATACCCACAGCACACCCTAGTATTTAAAGATCCCTTTCAAACAGAGAGCTCCGAACTCACAAAGGTTCTTGAGATGCTTCGCCATAAGAACCCTCCTCAGTCTGTTCCGCCTTTGGTGTAA
- a CDS encoding ubiquitin-like protein Pup, which produces MSRERIHASKPQYHEELTEQEESLTQQDTTVVHDVSEVDDILDEIDGLLAENAEEFVTGFVQKGGQ; this is translated from the coding sequence ATGTCACGTGAACGCATCCACGCTTCAAAGCCCCAGTACCACGAAGAACTCACTGAACAGGAGGAATCCCTCACCCAACAAGACACGACCGTTGTACATGACGTAAGCGAAGTCGACGATATCCTCGACGAAATCGACGGGCTGCTCGCCGAAAACGCCGAAGAATTCGTCACCGGATTCGTCCAAAAGGGCGGTCAGTAA
- the dop gene encoding depupylase/deamidase Dop, whose amino-acid sequence MFQPVYGIHRIMGAETEYGVISPDALGANPTILSAIVVNTYEKLEAKRTESLRRTIENNAQEAQRTRWSTESESPLTDAFGHTVKEQEAYSSQLTHTRRELTSEDIALEALREAGIDGSQELIHGRGGYPERLDWDRVTMNAMLANGARLYVDHAHPEYSSPEVLTPLQAVLYDAAGDKIAYDSITEVAQHSNDNLPAIKLYKNNTDSKGQSYGAHENYLISRNIPFEDVASTLLTFFATRIIYTGAGRVGIGVNGEIPGFQISSRADFFERPVGLETTIRRPIVNTRDEPHANSERYRRLHVIPADANLSHYSNLLKFGTATLVLNLIESGRAPNLHLADPVTALHTTSHDLSLSAQLPLTEDSDSTTKFATALEIQRAYLNACKSHEQENPTGADNDTQQILALWEETLDALETNPLALADRLDWVAKYALVSSYVAKGVPYTDAKLKALDIHYADIDPTRGLYHRLVARGRMCTLFTPQDIEDAAHTPPSDTRAYLRGTLMSRWPDEIIGINWDTVSCRGRYSHELTRLVMPEPTRYTQSEVDPLLPRVTHSDELLQLLQQNTTPHKDL is encoded by the coding sequence ATGTTCCAGCCCGTCTACGGTATTCACCGCATCATGGGAGCAGAAACCGAATACGGTGTCATATCCCCGGATGCCCTCGGCGCAAACCCCACGATACTCTCCGCTATCGTGGTCAATACGTACGAAAAACTGGAAGCGAAGCGCACAGAATCTCTGCGCCGGACCATCGAGAATAACGCGCAAGAAGCACAGCGCACGCGCTGGTCTACAGAATCCGAGTCTCCGCTCACTGACGCCTTCGGACACACCGTCAAAGAACAAGAGGCATACTCCTCACAACTCACACACACCCGTCGAGAACTCACAAGCGAAGACATAGCGCTTGAAGCCCTACGAGAAGCAGGAATTGACGGATCCCAAGAACTTATCCACGGACGAGGAGGCTATCCGGAACGCCTCGACTGGGACCGAGTCACCATGAACGCCATGCTCGCCAACGGCGCCCGACTCTACGTCGACCATGCCCATCCCGAATACTCATCTCCCGAAGTACTCACTCCGCTCCAAGCAGTACTCTACGACGCTGCAGGTGACAAAATAGCCTACGATTCCATCACAGAAGTAGCGCAGCATAGCAACGACAACCTACCCGCCATCAAGCTCTACAAAAACAATACCGATTCCAAGGGACAATCCTACGGTGCACACGAAAACTACCTCATCAGCCGCAATATCCCTTTCGAAGACGTTGCTAGCACGCTCCTAACCTTCTTTGCAACACGCATCATCTATACCGGAGCAGGCCGAGTAGGCATAGGCGTCAACGGCGAAATTCCAGGGTTCCAAATCAGCTCCCGAGCCGACTTCTTTGAACGCCCTGTCGGGCTCGAAACAACTATTCGACGGCCCATCGTTAACACCCGCGATGAACCCCACGCCAACTCCGAACGCTACCGTCGCCTGCACGTCATCCCTGCAGACGCCAATCTTTCCCACTATTCAAACCTCCTTAAATTCGGCACAGCCACTCTAGTACTAAACCTCATAGAATCCGGACGCGCCCCAAACCTACACCTCGCCGACCCAGTAACAGCGTTACACACCACCAGCCACGACCTATCACTCAGTGCTCAGCTCCCGCTCACAGAAGATTCTGACAGCACCACCAAATTCGCCACAGCTCTAGAAATTCAACGCGCATACCTCAACGCCTGCAAAAGCCACGAACAAGAGAACCCCACCGGAGCCGATAACGACACCCAACAAATACTCGCCCTCTGGGAAGAAACACTCGATGCCCTAGAAACAAATCCTCTCGCACTTGCAGATCGTCTCGACTGGGTCGCTAAATATGCGCTCGTCAGCAGCTATGTGGCCAAAGGTGTTCCCTATACCGATGCAAAGCTCAAAGCCCTTGACATACACTATGCAGATATAGATCCTACACGGGGTCTTTACCACCGCCTCGTAGCGCGTGGTCGGATGTGCACCCTCTTCACACCTCAAGACATTGAAGACGCCGCCCACACCCCACCATCAGACACCCGTGCTTATCTCCGAGGAACCCTCATGAGCCGATGGCCCGATGAAATCATTGGTATCAACTGGGATACCGTATCTTGCCGAGGGCGTTACTCCCACGAACTTACCCGACTCGTCATGCCTGAGCCCACACGCTACACTCAATCTGAAGTAGACCCGCTCTTACCACGAGTTACCCACTCCGACGAACTGCTTCAACTCCTCCAACAGAACACGACACCCCATAAAGACCTTTAG
- the arc gene encoding proteasome ATPase has protein sequence MTRQLRAASEKNRKLVEALTHFKYEIERLRASLAQEIMPPLNSGIILAVSTGQRMTYAQAADDKSPAETEDYLDVQVGGRFMRIPLSPLLDRKNLAPGMTVLLNEQSEAVLSLGYESYGDVVTIREVLSPQKVLIDTASGAQQVARVSGELDVDSLRTGDAVTLDSRIRMVTGIVPASRSQELVLEEIPDISYEDIGGLGAQIEQIRDAVELPYLHPEIFERYHLAPPKGILLYGPPGNGKTMIAKAVANSLAARAAALNPGTNTRGYFLNIKGPELLDKFVGETERQIRDIFVAAREKAQAGHPVVVFFDEMESLFRTRGTGRSSDIETTIVPQLLAEIDGVESLQNVIVIGATNREDLIDAAVMRPGRLDLKIRINRPDASGATEIFGLYLTDDLPLDPHEVAKHGSAEATLAAMISAAVAQLYARTSANAYVAATLDQGINTADNPRLHEETLYRGDFVSGAVIRNIVDRAKKYAIKEYLSHASSPLTGTSPEILSEGITTRHLLEAVRAEFEDQVELPPLPDVEDALTIRGVRGRLLSIMPPHTATTP, from the coding sequence ATGACCCGGCAGTTACGAGCCGCTTCTGAGAAAAATCGTAAATTGGTTGAGGCACTTACTCACTTCAAATATGAGATTGAGCGGCTACGGGCTTCACTAGCGCAAGAGATCATGCCCCCGTTGAATTCAGGAATTATTCTTGCGGTCAGTACGGGACAGCGTATGACCTATGCGCAGGCTGCTGACGATAAGAGCCCTGCTGAAACCGAAGACTACCTTGATGTCCAAGTCGGAGGACGTTTTATGCGTATTCCGCTCTCCCCGCTTTTGGATCGTAAAAACTTAGCACCGGGTATGACGGTGCTTCTAAACGAGCAGTCCGAAGCTGTTCTATCCCTCGGATATGAATCCTATGGGGACGTTGTGACGATTCGTGAGGTTCTGAGCCCCCAGAAAGTGCTCATCGATACTGCGTCTGGTGCTCAGCAAGTTGCCCGTGTCTCAGGGGAGCTTGATGTCGATTCCCTGCGCACAGGTGATGCAGTTACCCTAGATAGCCGCATCCGGATGGTTACCGGGATAGTTCCGGCAAGCCGCTCTCAAGAACTCGTCCTCGAAGAAATTCCGGATATTTCTTACGAAGATATTGGTGGCCTCGGAGCGCAAATTGAGCAGATTCGTGATGCCGTTGAGCTGCCTTATCTGCACCCAGAGATTTTCGAGCGTTACCATTTGGCACCGCCCAAAGGTATATTGCTCTACGGACCGCCCGGAAACGGTAAGACCATGATTGCCAAAGCTGTGGCAAACTCACTAGCGGCGCGTGCTGCCGCGTTAAACCCAGGTACAAATACTCGCGGTTATTTCCTTAATATCAAAGGCCCAGAGCTCCTCGACAAATTCGTGGGAGAGACCGAACGGCAGATCCGTGATATTTTCGTGGCGGCGCGGGAAAAAGCCCAAGCTGGTCACCCAGTCGTTGTGTTCTTCGACGAAATGGAGTCACTATTCCGTACCCGTGGCACGGGGCGTTCTTCAGATATAGAAACCACCATCGTTCCACAGCTTCTTGCTGAAATCGACGGCGTTGAATCCTTACAGAACGTTATCGTCATCGGCGCCACAAACCGTGAAGACCTCATTGACGCTGCAGTTATGCGCCCAGGGCGCCTCGACCTGAAAATCCGTATTAACCGTCCAGATGCCTCTGGAGCTACCGAGATTTTCGGGCTATATCTCACGGACGATCTGCCTCTAGATCCCCACGAAGTCGCCAAGCACGGTTCGGCAGAGGCGACGCTAGCAGCCATGATCTCTGCCGCCGTCGCGCAGCTTTATGCTCGTACTTCCGCTAACGCCTATGTAGCAGCAACTTTGGACCAGGGTATTAACACAGCAGATAATCCCCGCCTGCACGAAGAGACCCTATATCGCGGTGACTTTGTCTCTGGCGCCGTTATCCGCAACATTGTGGATCGCGCTAAAAAGTACGCCATCAAGGAATATCTCAGCCACGCAAGTTCACCGCTCACTGGTACTAGTCCTGAAATCCTGTCAGAAGGTATTACCACACGGCATCTTCTCGAAGCGGTTCGCGCAGAATTTGAAGATCAAGTTGAGCTGCCGCCGCTACCCGATGTTGAAGATGCGCTCACCATACGCGGAGTACGAGGAAGGCTTCTTTCCATCATGCCGCCACATACCGCCACTACACCTTAA
- a CDS encoding tRNA (adenine-N1)-methyltransferase has product MTTPTGAINRRGSFRPGERVQLTDERGRITTITLQQGGEYHSHRGFLKHDELIGAPEGTVIENTHGFLYQALRPLYKDFVLSMPRGAAVVYPKDAAQIIVKADIFPGARVVEAGVGSGALSIALLRAVGDDGYVHSFERREEFAEVARANIETMFGGAHPAWKLSIGDLQERLPEVEQPGSVDRVVLDMLAPWECLDAVAQALAPGGVLICYVATVTQMSRLVEGLRADGRFTEPECDETMVRGWHVEGLAVRPDHRMVAHTAFLIVARRLADGAVRLSPKRRASKNDFTDDDMNAWIPMNVGEREVTDKKVRRALRDAKNLAEHAVHAHRVAVAESQEETSIPNGLDKPE; this is encoded by the coding sequence ATGACCACTCCCACCGGTGCCATTAACCGCCGTGGTTCATTCCGCCCCGGCGAGCGCGTGCAATTAACCGACGAGCGTGGTCGCATCACCACCATCACTCTGCAGCAAGGTGGGGAGTACCATTCACATCGAGGGTTCCTCAAACACGATGAACTCATCGGTGCGCCTGAAGGAACTGTTATTGAGAACACTCACGGTTTTCTTTATCAGGCGCTGCGCCCCCTGTACAAAGATTTTGTGTTGTCTATGCCGCGTGGTGCTGCCGTGGTGTACCCCAAAGATGCCGCTCAGATTATTGTGAAGGCCGATATTTTTCCGGGGGCTCGTGTTGTCGAAGCCGGTGTTGGGTCCGGTGCTCTTTCTATCGCTTTGTTGCGAGCTGTAGGCGATGATGGCTATGTGCATTCTTTTGAACGTCGCGAAGAATTCGCTGAGGTCGCGCGTGCAAATATTGAGACTATGTTCGGGGGAGCGCATCCCGCGTGGAAGCTGAGCATTGGCGATCTCCAAGAGAGACTTCCCGAAGTTGAGCAGCCCGGCAGTGTCGATCGTGTGGTACTTGATATGCTTGCGCCTTGGGAATGTTTGGATGCTGTTGCGCAGGCTCTTGCACCGGGTGGGGTGTTAATTTGTTATGTGGCAACGGTAACCCAAATGTCTCGGCTGGTGGAAGGGCTGCGTGCGGATGGTCGTTTTACAGAGCCTGAGTGCGATGAAACTATGGTACGCGGCTGGCATGTTGAGGGGTTAGCGGTTCGTCCAGATCACCGGATGGTTGCGCATACAGCTTTTCTGATCGTAGCCCGGCGCCTTGCTGATGGGGCTGTTCGTCTTTCTCCGAAGCGTCGGGCTTCTAAAAACGACTTCACCGATGATGATATGAATGCCTGGATTCCGATGAATGTGGGGGAGCGAGAGGTTACTGATAAGAAGGTGCGCCGTGCCCTACGGGACGCTAAAAATCTTGCGGAGCATGCAGTGCATGCCCATCGGGTGGCTGTAGCTGAATCTCAGGAAGAAACTTCTATACCCAATGGTTTAGACAAACCCGAGTAG
- the mshC gene encoding cysteine--1-D-myo-inosityl 2-amino-2-deoxy-alpha-D-glucopyranoside ligase codes for MRAWDTPTVPSLPGSAPLPQIFDTSTGTVVQLQEPQHAGLYVCGITPYDATHMGHASTYVAFDVLNRAWRDAGVTVTYVQNVTDVDDPLLERATATGVDWQELAEEQTELFRTDMEALHVLPPDHYVGVVESIQWLFPVIEDLVERSLAYRVAGYVDEKGVQHPGGDIYLDLKAVQALPQNEDGYSWTPGEVSHMSRDEMLDIFSERGGDPERSGKRDPLDPLLWRIKREGEPSWDAGSLGEGRPGWHIECTMIARKFIDGPLTVQAGGSDLKFPHHDLGAGHSWAVSNRPHALHYAHTGMVGLDGHKMSKSRGNLVLVSKLRAAGVDPNTIRLAIMDHHYREDWFWTDEDLKKAQARLDLYRQAVESANGTDSSAAEQALEKVREYLADDLKTSGALMALDAWAISALEQVRDGNAEPCGGGELIRDTLSARLGVVL; via the coding sequence ATGCGAGCTTGGGATACGCCCACAGTTCCGTCTCTGCCGGGGTCGGCACCACTACCGCAGATCTTTGATACTTCGACGGGCACTGTGGTTCAGCTTCAAGAGCCCCAACACGCAGGGTTGTATGTCTGCGGGATAACCCCGTACGATGCAACGCATATGGGCCATGCTTCAACCTATGTTGCTTTTGATGTGCTCAATCGTGCCTGGCGTGATGCCGGGGTAACTGTCACTTATGTACAAAATGTGACTGATGTGGACGACCCACTATTAGAGCGTGCCACTGCTACTGGCGTTGATTGGCAAGAACTTGCCGAAGAGCAGACTGAACTTTTCAGGACCGATATGGAGGCGCTTCATGTGCTTCCGCCTGATCATTATGTGGGCGTCGTTGAATCCATTCAATGGCTTTTCCCGGTGATTGAGGATCTTGTTGAACGTTCCCTGGCGTATCGTGTGGCGGGGTATGTCGATGAAAAGGGTGTGCAGCACCCCGGCGGTGATATCTATCTTGATCTAAAGGCGGTACAGGCACTTCCACAGAATGAGGACGGATATTCCTGGACTCCTGGCGAAGTCAGCCACATGAGCCGCGATGAGATGCTCGATATTTTCTCTGAACGTGGGGGAGACCCTGAGCGTTCGGGCAAGCGTGACCCTTTAGACCCGCTTTTGTGGCGTATTAAGCGTGAAGGTGAGCCTTCGTGGGATGCAGGCTCTCTAGGGGAGGGACGTCCCGGCTGGCATATTGAATGCACGATGATTGCTCGTAAATTTATAGATGGTCCGCTGACGGTTCAAGCAGGTGGTTCCGATCTAAAATTCCCGCACCATGATTTGGGCGCCGGACATTCATGGGCCGTCTCGAACCGCCCACATGCTTTGCACTATGCGCACACTGGGATGGTGGGACTTGATGGTCATAAGATGAGTAAATCCCGCGGTAACCTTGTGCTGGTTTCTAAACTTCGTGCAGCGGGTGTTGACCCCAATACGATTCGACTCGCTATTATGGATCACCACTACCGTGAAGATTGGTTCTGGACTGATGAGGATCTTAAGAAGGCTCAGGCTCGCCTAGATCTTTACCGTCAGGCGGTTGAAAGCGCTAACGGTACTGATTCATCTGCGGCTGAACAGGCGCTAGAGAAGGTACGGGAGTATCTGGCGGATGATCTGAAAACATCAGGTGCGCTCATGGCACTTGACGCTTGGGCTATTTCGGCTCTTGAGCAGGTGCGCGATGGTAACGCTGAGCCTTGTGGCGGCGGAGAACTTATTCGAGACACGCTCTCAGCACGCCTAGGAGTTGTGCTCTAA
- a CDS encoding undecaprenyl-diphosphate phosphatase yields the protein MEYIQAIILGFVQGLTEFLPISSSAHLRIVGQLLPENVDPGAAFTAITQLGTETAVLVFFWRDIVRIIRAWFGSLTGKVKRDDPDARMGWLIIIGSIPIGVLGFLLEDYIDTSFRSLWIVGALLIVFAVFLAVADRFGKEQRELKDLNMHHGLVYGLAQSLALIPGVSRSGGTIMAGLFMGYTREAAARYSFLLAMPAVYMSGLYKASKVVIGQEHLEYYGLLSTLIATVIAFVVGYLIIGWFLKYVSTRSYSIFVWYRIILGTLIFVGLGTGFITS from the coding sequence GTGGAGTATATTCAAGCAATTATTCTAGGTTTCGTACAGGGCCTTACCGAGTTCCTTCCGATCTCGTCGTCTGCCCATTTGCGCATTGTCGGTCAACTGTTGCCCGAAAATGTTGATCCTGGTGCCGCTTTTACCGCTATTACCCAGTTGGGGACTGAGACGGCGGTCCTAGTCTTTTTCTGGCGTGATATTGTGCGTATTATTCGTGCCTGGTTCGGTTCGCTCACCGGTAAAGTCAAGCGAGATGATCCTGATGCACGTATGGGATGGCTCATTATTATTGGTTCAATCCCCATTGGTGTTCTGGGTTTCCTCTTGGAAGACTACATCGACACCTCGTTCAGGTCTTTGTGGATTGTCGGGGCGCTTCTGATCGTTTTTGCTGTCTTCCTTGCGGTAGCCGATCGTTTCGGTAAGGAACAACGAGAGCTTAAAGACCTCAATATGCATCATGGTTTAGTCTATGGTTTGGCACAATCCTTAGCTCTTATCCCAGGTGTTTCTCGCTCGGGCGGCACCATTATGGCTGGCTTGTTCATGGGATACACTCGTGAGGCTGCAGCCCGCTACTCATTCCTGCTGGCGATGCCTGCTGTGTATATGTCTGGGCTTTATAAGGCCAGTAAAGTGGTTATCGGTCAAGAACACCTAGAGTATTACGGTTTGCTCTCCACGCTCATCGCAACTGTGATTGCTTTTGTTGTTGGTTATTTGATCATCGGTTGGTTCCTCAAGTACGTATCGACTCGGTCATACAGTATTTTCGTGTGGTACCGCATTATTCTGGGCACGCTAATTTTCGTAGGCCTGGGTACAGGCTTTATTACGTCGTAG